A single window of Metallosphaera hakonensis JCM 8857 = DSM 7519 DNA harbors:
- the leuS gene encoding leucine--tRNA ligase — MNEISKKWQEEWRRNKIFEVEVKEQKKFFTTVAFPYPNSPPHLGHGRTYVTGDVYARYMRMKGYNVLFPMGFHFTGTPIITMADDVAKGDKELLDIFQNIYEIPSEVLPKLSDPLFMANYFKEEIKSAMKEMGLSIDWRREFTTIDPHFSSFIVWQFAKLQEKGYVVKDTHPVGWCPVHNLPVGMHDTKGDMEPEIGEYVVIFFETKMGALAAATLRPETIFGAVAVWINPKANYVIAEVWGKKVIISEKSAEKLKFQRSDVKVLDKITGSELQKITAINPVTGREIPVLPAEFVDPTTATGVVMSVPAHAPFDYFYLKKTKLTIEPIPVVRVEGYDVPAKELVESSHPKNDEDLKKLTEQLYRLEYNKGVMRSDFLSLLKEEYRGAFSQIPGKTTPEARKMVTDFLLEHGNGAKILEILNKPVYCRCGNEVVVKILQDQWFLDYGNPEWKALAKKLLENMRVVPEETRKDFEYALDWLQKRACARTRGLGTPLPWDKKWIIESLSDSTIYMAYYTLVHKLREMNIHPTQLTEEAWDYIMLGKGDPSEVSEKTKITKEQLEILRRNFTYWYPLDMRHSGPDLIPNHLSFFIFNHAGIFPEELWPKGIAVNGFILYEGRKMSKSLRNIVPLRKAIRTYGADVIRISLSSLVDMSSDANFTDSGARSISDTLKRFYELAQMRSGTTMEGIPERWLRSKIHRIVKDVTPLMDQMRFREVVNELIFNLSSYLNEYLEMVRSESREYNTNVIREVVELWTKMMSPFAPHLTEEMWHQLGHNTFLSLETWPDPDLSKIDDMVELEHDYHKQLIDDIRSILSVFKGEPKAISIYVHDGSLNELVRNALEVMNSGGNIREFMQKNTPKSKEEARLLQRIMQYVTEMPETSKRLLLSNANEMEIIKKGIPYLKYKLNLEIEVLPYSQEVKQKFNKDALPLRPAILVR; from the coding sequence TTGAATGAGATCTCTAAGAAGTGGCAAGAGGAATGGAGAAGAAACAAAATATTCGAAGTTGAGGTCAAGGAACAGAAGAAGTTTTTCACCACAGTGGCTTTTCCTTATCCTAACTCTCCTCCACACTTGGGTCACGGAAGGACATACGTTACGGGAGACGTTTACGCAAGGTATATGAGGATGAAAGGTTACAACGTCCTTTTCCCCATGGGCTTTCACTTCACAGGCACCCCCATCATTACCATGGCAGATGACGTTGCCAAGGGAGACAAGGAATTGCTGGACATCTTTCAAAACATTTATGAGATACCTTCGGAGGTTCTACCTAAGCTTTCGGATCCACTGTTTATGGCCAATTACTTCAAGGAAGAGATAAAATCAGCAATGAAAGAGATGGGGCTCTCCATTGACTGGAGGAGAGAGTTCACTACCATAGATCCCCATTTCTCAAGTTTCATCGTATGGCAATTCGCCAAGTTACAGGAGAAGGGATACGTAGTTAAGGACACCCATCCCGTGGGCTGGTGCCCCGTTCATAACCTACCAGTGGGAATGCATGACACCAAGGGAGATATGGAGCCCGAAATTGGAGAGTACGTAGTGATTTTCTTTGAGACGAAGATGGGGGCATTGGCTGCAGCTACACTGAGGCCAGAGACCATCTTTGGGGCAGTTGCAGTCTGGATAAACCCCAAGGCAAATTACGTGATTGCTGAAGTATGGGGGAAAAAGGTAATAATATCAGAGAAATCTGCAGAAAAACTAAAGTTCCAGAGGAGCGACGTCAAAGTTCTGGACAAGATAACAGGGTCTGAACTTCAGAAGATCACAGCCATAAACCCCGTTACTGGACGTGAAATTCCAGTCCTACCGGCGGAGTTCGTGGATCCAACTACAGCCACGGGAGTCGTGATGAGCGTTCCAGCTCACGCACCGTTTGACTATTTCTACCTCAAGAAGACCAAGTTAACGATCGAACCAATACCAGTAGTGAGGGTCGAGGGATACGACGTCCCAGCTAAAGAGTTAGTTGAGAGTTCTCATCCCAAGAACGACGAAGACCTAAAGAAGCTCACGGAGCAGTTGTACAGGCTTGAATATAATAAGGGTGTAATGAGGAGCGATTTTCTGAGCCTCTTAAAGGAGGAATATAGAGGAGCGTTCTCTCAGATCCCAGGAAAAACTACGCCCGAAGCTAGGAAAATGGTAACCGACTTTCTCCTAGAACATGGAAACGGGGCCAAGATCCTAGAGATCCTTAATAAACCGGTGTATTGCAGATGCGGAAACGAAGTCGTAGTTAAGATACTTCAGGATCAATGGTTCCTAGATTACGGTAACCCAGAGTGGAAAGCTTTGGCTAAGAAACTCCTTGAGAACATGAGGGTTGTTCCCGAGGAAACGAGAAAGGACTTCGAATACGCTTTAGACTGGTTACAGAAAAGGGCATGTGCCAGGACCAGAGGATTAGGTACTCCTCTACCATGGGATAAGAAATGGATAATTGAAAGCTTGTCGGACTCGACCATCTACATGGCATATTACACCTTAGTTCATAAGCTCAGGGAAATGAACATTCATCCAACTCAGTTAACTGAGGAGGCCTGGGACTATATTATGCTAGGGAAGGGTGACCCCTCTGAGGTTTCAGAAAAGACCAAGATAACGAAGGAACAACTTGAGATCCTGAGAAGAAATTTCACTTACTGGTATCCATTGGATATGAGGCATAGCGGTCCGGATTTGATCCCAAATCACCTTAGCTTCTTTATCTTCAACCATGCGGGCATTTTCCCTGAAGAACTGTGGCCCAAAGGAATAGCGGTCAATGGCTTCATCCTCTATGAGGGAAGGAAAATGAGCAAATCCCTGAGAAACATTGTTCCACTGAGGAAGGCCATAAGAACCTATGGAGCTGACGTAATCAGGATATCACTGTCCTCATTAGTGGACATGAGTTCTGACGCTAACTTCACAGACAGTGGTGCTAGGTCTATCTCAGACACCTTGAAGAGGTTCTACGAACTCGCCCAGATGAGAAGTGGGACTACCATGGAAGGGATTCCCGAGAGATGGCTTAGGTCAAAAATCCACAGGATCGTGAAGGACGTTACCCCATTAATGGACCAGATGAGGTTTAGGGAGGTGGTAAACGAGTTGATTTTCAATCTCTCCTCGTATCTCAATGAGTACTTGGAAATGGTTAGGTCTGAGTCAAGGGAGTATAATACTAATGTTATCAGGGAAGTTGTTGAATTGTGGACTAAGATGATGTCCCCCTTCGCACCTCATCTTACTGAGGAAATGTGGCACCAATTGGGTCATAATACGTTCCTTTCCCTGGAGACCTGGCCAGATCCCGATCTATCCAAGATAGATGATATGGTGGAGCTGGAACATGACTATCATAAGCAGTTGATAGACGACATTAGGTCAATCCTCAGCGTATTTAAGGGTGAACCTAAGGCTATCTCCATATACGTCCATGACGGAAGTCTTAACGAACTGGTCAGAAATGCCCTGGAGGTAATGAATTCGGGCGGAAACATTAGGGAGTTCATGCAGAAGAATACTCCAAAGAGCAAGGAAGAGGCGAGACTTCTCCAAAGGATTATGCAATATGTTACCGAAATGCCTGAAACTTCCAAGAGATTACTGCTCTCCAATGCCAACGAAATGGAAATAATTAAGAAGGGAATTCCCTACCTGAAATATAAGCTGAACCTAGAAATAGAGGTCCTACCCTACTCTCAGGAGGTAAAACAGAAGTTCAATAAAGACGCTCTTCCCTTAAGGCCTGCGATCCTAGTAAGGTAG
- a CDS encoding cob(I)yrinic acid a,c-diamide adenosyltransferase → MFTKGGDKGETSVPKGRVGKDSPLVNFLGDIDEANSFLGLAISKLPWEDMKLDLEKVQMDLFALGEDWSTFSEKITMEKVKWLEERTISYRKESGPVKLFVVPGGSEEASILHVVRAVVRRLERNAVKYSKEVEVKNKTTIVYLNRLSSMLFSMAIVANLRRGVKEKYYEIGKYF, encoded by the coding sequence ATGTTCACTAAGGGCGGGGATAAGGGAGAGACTAGCGTTCCCAAGGGAAGAGTGGGCAAGGATTCACCTCTGGTAAATTTCTTGGGAGATATAGATGAGGCAAACTCGTTTCTTGGATTGGCAATATCTAAGCTCCCATGGGAGGACATGAAGCTAGATCTGGAGAAAGTACAGATGGATCTTTTCGCCCTGGGAGAGGATTGGAGCACCTTCTCCGAAAAAATCACCATGGAGAAGGTTAAGTGGCTTGAAGAGAGAACAATATCATATCGGAAAGAAAGCGGTCCAGTGAAGTTATTCGTGGTACCGGGGGGAAGTGAGGAGGCATCAATCCTTCACGTGGTCAGAGCCGTGGTGAGAAGACTTGAGAGGAACGCTGTCAAGTACTCCAAGGAAGTAGAAGTCAAAAATAAGACCACTATCGTATATCTTAATCGTCTCTCTTCCATGCTGTTCTCCATGGCTATAGTGGCGAACCTAAGAAGGGGAGTGAAAGAGAAATATTATGAGATAGGAAAATATTTCTAA
- a CDS encoding TIGR00269 family protein, whose amino-acid sequence MICDRCGVREAELLQSHSGKRLCKECFLSDVQERVEIEAKRLNLLRASKVLIAVSGGKDSLVLADTLAKVIDPKRIIAFNIVEGIQGYNREGQVRELNGYLRDLGIELISTSFKGSLGFSLDEMVRSSGERGLKIAACTFCGGFRRKLINQAGRDVNADLVATGHNLDDEVQTIIINLLRGDVKRIMRFGESPLKLSDRFVMRVKPLRRIYEWETTMYAYIKGFKFQEVECPYISMKPTMRAKVRELMYELEAKSPGFLLRILDNFDEMGDSAKKESRLGNLPVCKICGEPTSFGRDYCKNCELLMAAGLMEQRETRVK is encoded by the coding sequence ATGATATGTGACAGGTGTGGGGTTAGGGAGGCCGAACTGCTTCAGTCTCACAGTGGTAAGAGACTATGTAAGGAATGCTTCCTAAGTGACGTTCAAGAGAGAGTTGAGATTGAAGCCAAAAGATTGAACTTATTGAGGGCATCAAAGGTCCTCATAGCCGTATCGGGTGGAAAGGACAGCCTGGTCCTAGCCGATACCCTAGCAAAGGTAATAGATCCCAAGAGGATAATAGCCTTCAATATAGTTGAAGGAATTCAGGGGTATAATAGGGAGGGCCAGGTTAGGGAGCTAAATGGCTACTTAAGGGACCTTGGAATAGAATTAATTTCAACTTCGTTCAAGGGATCATTAGGTTTCTCGCTGGACGAGATGGTGAGGTCATCGGGTGAGAGGGGCCTTAAGATAGCTGCTTGTACCTTTTGCGGAGGATTTAGGAGAAAGTTAATCAACCAAGCTGGAAGGGACGTGAATGCGGATTTGGTGGCAACTGGGCACAACCTTGACGATGAAGTTCAGACTATCATTATTAACCTCTTAAGAGGAGACGTTAAGAGGATAATGAGGTTCGGGGAGTCTCCACTGAAACTTAGCGACCGTTTCGTCATGAGAGTCAAACCCCTGAGAAGGATATATGAATGGGAAACTACAATGTACGCCTACATTAAGGGATTCAAGTTTCAGGAAGTTGAGTGCCCATATATTTCCATGAAGCCTACAATGAGAGCCAAGGTAAGGGAATTGATGTACGAATTGGAGGCTAAATCTCCAGGGTTCCTCTTGAGAATTTTAGATAACTTCGATGAAATGGGAGACTCCGCTAAAAAAGAGAGCAGGCTCGGGAATCTACCTGTCTGCAAGATATGCGGAGAGCCAACCAGTTTTGGTAGGGATTATTGTAAAAACTGTGAGCTTCTCATGGCGGCTGGCCTCATGGAGCAAAGGGAGACGAGGGTTAAATGA
- a CDS encoding DUF211 domain-containing protein — MTIRRIVLDVLKPIRGSSIVDLAERLDNLEGVDGVNISVSDMDVETMGLMVVIEGNNVNFKEVQNILEEEGCAIHSIDEVVSGNKLVEGRRPR, encoded by the coding sequence TTGACTATAAGACGAATAGTCCTTGATGTACTAAAACCGATTCGAGGGTCCTCAATTGTGGACCTGGCTGAAAGGTTAGACAACCTTGAAGGGGTAGATGGGGTTAACATTAGCGTCTCAGACATGGACGTAGAGACCATGGGATTAATGGTGGTGATTGAGGGAAACAACGTGAATTTCAAGGAAGTTCAGAATATCTTAGAAGAGGAAGGATGTGCTATTCATAGCATTGATGAGGTGGTCAGCGGGAACAAACTTGTGGAAGGGAGACGGCCTAGATGA
- the speD gene encoding adenosylmethionine decarboxylase gives MMGVEAKETPRVIGKEVFGNLYDCDTEILKDSERLKQIAIEATKEGNMTLLDVKAWKIGDGVSVVAIVLESHVTIHTWPEHSFATVDVYSCGSHTNPRRAFEYIVRELKAKRFNIKEADRSSEF, from the coding sequence ATGATGGGGGTAGAGGCCAAGGAAACTCCTAGAGTTATTGGAAAAGAAGTCTTTGGAAACCTTTACGACTGTGATACAGAAATCCTTAAGGACTCTGAGAGATTGAAGCAAATAGCAATCGAGGCCACTAAGGAGGGAAATATGACGCTTCTGGACGTGAAGGCATGGAAGATAGGGGATGGAGTCAGCGTCGTGGCTATAGTTCTAGAAAGCCACGTTACCATACATACGTGGCCCGAGCATAGTTTCGCTACGGTCGACGTTTACTCCTGTGGGAGCCATACAAATCCAAGGAGGGCATTCGAGTATATTGTGAGAGAGCTTAAAGCCAAGAGGTTCAACATTAAAGAGGCTGATAGATCATCGGAGTTCTAG
- a CDS encoding NAD(P)/FAD-dependent oxidoreductase, with translation MRLGRDRLERWLDSELRVIRPVNAMIKGPEEVQVNGKTYKGDVYDASGWKGKANWIKAVEYVTEPLNQEEIVVTLDSKNPAGFGWIVPLPDKTLVGALSKYDPRPFVPKVDRKVLSFHGGAIPRVRPEPTGIKSIGDRTGLIKTFTGGGIFGIAEMLESTSNYSKLKKEIDRQFLITKLLEKTWRLSLLGLRVFNGRTINVEKEFDFHSFLFSLNRL, from the coding sequence GTGAGACTGGGTAGGGATAGGTTGGAGCGATGGTTGGACTCTGAGCTTAGGGTAATCAGACCGGTAAACGCTATGATTAAGGGACCAGAGGAGGTTCAGGTTAATGGGAAGACCTATAAGGGGGACGTTTATGACGCCTCGGGATGGAAAGGTAAGGCCAACTGGATAAAGGCTGTGGAATACGTAACCGAGCCTTTGAACCAGGAGGAAATAGTTGTCACCCTAGATTCTAAGAACCCTGCAGGTTTCGGCTGGATTGTCCCTCTACCCGATAAAACCCTTGTGGGAGCACTGTCCAAGTACGATCCAAGGCCCTTCGTTCCCAAGGTAGACCGAAAAGTTCTCTCTTTTCACGGAGGAGCTATTCCAAGAGTCAGGCCTGAACCAACTGGGATAAAATCAATAGGTGATAGAACCGGTCTCATCAAGACGTTCACTGGCGGAGGGATATTTGGCATTGCCGAGATGCTTGAGAGCACCTCAAATTATTCTAAGCTCAAAAAAGAAATAGATAGGCAATTCCTAATCACTAAGTTGTTAGAGAAAACTTGGAGACTGAGCTTACTTGGATTGAGGGTATTTAACGGCAGGACTATAAATGTGGAAAAGGAGTTCGACTTTCATTCCTTCCTTTTCTCTCTCAACAGATTATAG
- a CDS encoding PolB1-binding protein PBP2 family protein has product MSVNKEIETAKKYFITNISVGEIAALRDLKALGIREPERVIAELIREGVIVKGEGCYNLLREKRKE; this is encoded by the coding sequence ATGTCTGTCAACAAGGAAATAGAGACCGCAAAGAAGTATTTCATAACCAACATATCGGTTGGGGAGATAGCAGCTCTGAGGGACCTTAAGGCTCTAGGAATAAGGGAGCCAGAAAGAGTAATTGCAGAGCTCATTAGGGAAGGGGTAATAGTTAAGGGAGAAGGTTGCTATAATCTGTTGAGAGAGAAAAGGAAGGAATGA
- a CDS encoding UbiA family prenyltransferase has translation MNPLLKLVRIHNVIGAGFGAFTGYVASSMWQIDPRELVLAILVVSLVAAGGYAINDVYDVEIDRINKPDRPIPSGAISVKAATSLSYGFMGAGVFLSVVQGYVQFAVALLTSIALVLYARNLKRTGFYGNLVVATTTALSLFYGGLSFHSGFWVQRIWIPVIYTFLLTLSREIVKGIEDYRGDLANNVRTLATTRGVTEAWRVARISLIITEVTSPAPLFLGYNLIYGVILVPFLIVTTRAVLSETSETGASKARSLLKGSAFLGMLAFALGSLPVQFLIYNFP, from the coding sequence TTGAACCCCCTACTGAAACTGGTGAGAATTCATAACGTTATAGGCGCTGGATTTGGAGCTTTCACGGGATACGTAGCATCTTCCATGTGGCAAATAGATCCGCGAGAGCTGGTATTGGCTATCTTGGTTGTGTCATTGGTGGCCGCTGGTGGTTACGCAATAAATGACGTTTACGACGTTGAAATAGATAGGATAAACAAGCCCGATAGACCTATTCCATCAGGAGCAATATCCGTTAAAGCAGCAACGTCCCTATCGTACGGTTTCATGGGGGCGGGCGTGTTCCTATCAGTCGTTCAGGGCTACGTTCAATTTGCAGTAGCTCTGTTAACCAGTATAGCTCTCGTCTTGTATGCTAGGAATCTAAAAAGGACTGGCTTTTACGGTAACTTAGTTGTGGCAACCACCACTGCTCTCTCCCTCTTTTATGGTGGTTTGTCATTTCATTCTGGGTTTTGGGTACAGCGGATCTGGATTCCCGTAATCTATACCTTTCTCCTTACCTTATCAAGAGAGATTGTCAAAGGGATCGAAGATTACAGAGGTGACTTGGCTAATAACGTGAGGACTTTGGCCACCACCAGAGGAGTAACCGAGGCCTGGAGAGTGGCAAGGATCTCCCTGATAATTACGGAGGTTACGTCTCCAGCTCCCCTATTCCTTGGTTACAATCTAATTTACGGGGTAATCCTGGTTCCTTTCTTGATCGTGACCACGAGGGCTGTCCTTTCGGAAACTTCTGAGACCGGAGCGTCTAAGGCTAGATCCCTTCTCAAGGGTTCTGCCTTCCTGGGAATGCTAGCCTTCGCTCTAGGTAGCCTCCCGGTTCAATTCCTTATCTACAATTTTCCTTAA
- a CDS encoding GTPase — MSPSNSFKNGMGWVKSVISKSDLVLEVLDSREPMLTRSRKIENMVKFRKDLLLVLNKADLVPMEVLKMWKRYFENQGLKTVFVSSREHQGTKILRDSIKELLRKNEGVVGVIGYPKTGKSSVINVLKGHHAASTSSIPMTTGFTKSLQLIKIDSRIYAIDSPGVIPPDGDSFEKALRGSRPEDLEDPVKVAIMLIERIMKFDPDTLSLTYKVQFSTPMDLLEKIALKRGWVYKSDREPNVDQASVQLIRDYHEGKIAYYNIPPGFENDKTRDI, encoded by the coding sequence ATGAGTCCCTCGAACTCCTTTAAGAATGGGATGGGATGGGTTAAGTCTGTTATCTCTAAATCTGACCTGGTGCTGGAGGTATTGGACTCTAGGGAGCCTATGTTAACTAGATCCAGGAAAATCGAGAACATGGTGAAATTTAGAAAAGATCTTCTATTAGTTCTAAATAAGGCAGACCTCGTGCCCATGGAAGTTTTGAAGATGTGGAAGAGATACTTTGAAAACCAAGGTCTGAAAACCGTATTCGTATCCTCAAGGGAGCATCAAGGAACTAAAATATTGAGGGATTCAATAAAGGAGTTATTGAGGAAGAACGAAGGAGTGGTGGGGGTCATAGGCTATCCCAAGACAGGAAAATCCTCCGTTATAAATGTGCTGAAGGGTCACCACGCAGCCTCTACTTCATCAATTCCAATGACTACTGGCTTCACTAAATCCCTTCAGTTGATAAAAATAGATTCGAGGATATATGCCATAGATTCTCCGGGAGTCATTCCACCCGACGGTGACTCCTTTGAGAAGGCCTTACGAGGAAGTAGGCCAGAGGACCTGGAGGATCCGGTTAAGGTCGCAATAATGCTCATTGAGCGAATCATGAAGTTTGATCCAGATACCCTGTCTCTGACATATAAGGTTCAGTTCTCAACTCCCATGGATCTCTTAGAAAAAATAGCTCTTAAAAGAGGATGGGTGTACAAGTCCGACCGCGAGCCCAATGTGGATCAGGCATCAGTGCAACTTATTAGGGACTACCATGAGGGTAAGATAGCCTACTATAATATACCTCCGGGTTTTGAGAATGATAAAACTCGTGATATTTGA
- a CDS encoding magnesium-dependent phosphatase-1 — protein MIKLVIFDADKTLWDHYNISEFEEPFSVIDGNVLRDSKGRTLKVFPNVRRTLDELKKKDVKLAMATWNFPHKTEKVLRALDLDHYFDVIVSRDFPFKFIMISEIMRKLRESGTSLKSEEVMFVDDRRAHFGNVWLYLGKIKCLEMWKDVNDHLEILSKLERS, from the coding sequence ATGATAAAACTCGTGATATTTGACGCGGACAAAACACTATGGGACCACTATAACATATCTGAATTTGAGGAACCGTTCTCCGTAATTGATGGCAACGTTCTCCGGGATAGTAAGGGAAGAACACTCAAAGTCTTTCCAAACGTAAGAAGAACACTGGATGAATTGAAGAAAAAAGACGTAAAACTGGCCATGGCAACGTGGAATTTTCCCCACAAAACTGAAAAGGTGTTAAGGGCCTTGGATCTGGATCACTACTTTGATGTCATAGTGTCCCGGGACTTTCCCTTCAAGTTCATAATGATAAGCGAGATCATGAGAAAGCTAAGGGAATCTGGAACTAGCTTGAAATCCGAGGAAGTGATGTTCGTAGATGACAGAAGGGCCCACTTTGGGAACGTTTGGCTCTACCTGGGCAAAATTAAGTGCCTTGAAATGTGGAAAGATGTAAATGATCACTTGGAGATACTTTCAAAGCTTGAAAGAAGCTAA
- a CDS encoding acetolactate synthase large subunit, whose product MPVGARLVVDSLKREGVNIIFGIPGLTNMPIYDAFLEDLQNGELRHVLMRHEQAAVHAADGFARASGRPGVCTATSGPGATNLVTGMVTAYWDSSPVVALTGQVVRPVIGKMAFQEADTPGIFANAAKYVVQLKNIYEIPIWIKNAFYIASTGRPGPVVVDIPRDIQLEKIDDVKWPEKAEVKGYKPFKTIIEPAKIKKAAEILIEAERPIILAGTGAVWSMATPEILELSEMLAVPMVSTLPGKSAIPHDHPLFLGAMGYYGRAEASMAALESDAMLVVGARLSDRTFTSYDEMVETKKKFVMINIDPTDSERAFKVDVPLYGDAKVLLREIINAIKILGKKRDNSAWVKRVKELREYYSQFYYHEEDGKLKPWKILKTIRNSIPRDSIVTTGVGQHQMWSEVFWEVLEPRTFLSSTGMGTMGFGLPAAMGAKMARPDKVVVDLDGDGSFLMTANNLATAVDEHIPIISVIFDNRTLGLVRQVQDLFQSKRVVGVDYGPSPDFVKFAESFGALGFNATSYDEIERSIRTAIKENIPSVIRIPIDKNELALPTLPPGGKLKQVIVRDPRKAT is encoded by the coding sequence ATGCCAGTGGGAGCAAGGTTAGTAGTTGACTCTCTAAAGAGAGAAGGAGTCAACATAATTTTTGGAATACCGGGTCTAACCAACATGCCAATTTACGATGCTTTCTTGGAGGACCTGCAGAACGGTGAGCTAAGGCATGTCCTAATGAGACACGAACAGGCTGCAGTACACGCTGCCGATGGATTCGCGAGAGCCTCAGGAAGGCCAGGCGTTTGTACTGCCACTTCAGGACCGGGAGCCACAAATTTGGTAACAGGCATGGTTACGGCATATTGGGATAGCTCACCAGTTGTTGCTCTTACAGGGCAGGTGGTTAGACCGGTCATTGGAAAGATGGCCTTCCAGGAGGCCGATACTCCTGGAATTTTTGCCAACGCAGCTAAATACGTTGTCCAGTTGAAGAACATATATGAGATTCCTATCTGGATAAAGAACGCGTTCTATATCGCCTCCACGGGAAGACCAGGACCGGTTGTAGTGGATATTCCGAGGGATATTCAACTTGAGAAAATAGATGACGTAAAGTGGCCCGAGAAAGCTGAGGTAAAGGGCTACAAACCCTTTAAGACCATAATTGAGCCCGCTAAGATAAAGAAGGCTGCCGAAATCTTGATCGAAGCTGAAAGACCGATCATTTTAGCTGGGACCGGAGCCGTTTGGTCCATGGCTACACCTGAGATCCTTGAGCTGTCTGAGATGTTAGCAGTTCCCATGGTGTCCACTCTTCCCGGTAAATCCGCAATACCCCACGATCATCCCCTATTCCTTGGAGCCATGGGCTACTACGGGAGAGCGGAGGCCTCAATGGCCGCACTGGAATCCGATGCCATGCTAGTAGTTGGAGCAAGATTAAGCGATAGAACTTTCACGTCATATGACGAAATGGTGGAAACGAAGAAAAAGTTCGTGATGATAAATATTGACCCAACAGACTCTGAGAGAGCTTTCAAGGTCGACGTACCTTTATACGGTGACGCCAAAGTATTACTGAGAGAGATAATCAACGCGATTAAGATCCTAGGTAAGAAAAGGGACAACTCAGCGTGGGTTAAAAGAGTTAAGGAACTTAGGGAGTATTACTCTCAGTTTTACTATCATGAGGAGGACGGAAAATTAAAGCCGTGGAAGATACTGAAGACCATAAGGAACTCAATTCCTAGGGATTCCATAGTTACAACCGGAGTTGGGCAACATCAGATGTGGTCGGAGGTCTTCTGGGAAGTCCTGGAACCGAGGACTTTCCTTTCCTCAACGGGTATGGGAACCATGGGATTTGGGCTCCCTGCAGCCATGGGAGCAAAGATGGCTAGGCCAGACAAGGTTGTAGTGGACCTCGACGGAGACGGTTCATTCCTAATGACCGCCAACAATTTGGCCACCGCTGTGGATGAGCACATACCAATCATTTCGGTGATTTTCGATAACAGAACTTTAGGTCTAGTAAGACAAGTTCAGGACCTATTCCAGAGCAAGAGGGTAGTGGGAGTCGACTACGGACCTTCTCCGGACTTTGTGAAGTTCGCTGAGTCTTTCGGAGCCCTTGGATTTAATGCGACCAGTTACGACGAGATAGAGAGGTCCATAAGGACTGCAATCAAAGAGAACATCCCCTCGGTAATAAGGATACCCATAGATAAGAACGAGTTAGCTTTACCGACTCTACCCCCAGGAGGGAAGCTGAAACAGGTGATAGTACGTGACCCAAGGAAAGCTACTTAG
- a CDS encoding ACT domain-containing protein, with amino-acid sequence MTQGKLLRIIGYYRDPGFLERVMGTLRKLWVDVEWVNARKVNDEGMYEIYMEVKEGKNTQLAILNLSKTVDVERVEVLEEGKVITYSFNNKGEPSDNPNEERMIVYVPVYSKVTGYSWGESYSKDIHG; translated from the coding sequence GTGACCCAAGGAAAGCTACTTAGAATAATAGGGTATTATAGGGATCCTGGGTTCCTGGAGAGAGTTATGGGGACACTGAGGAAACTTTGGGTTGATGTCGAATGGGTCAACGCTAGGAAAGTTAACGATGAGGGGATGTATGAGATTTACATGGAAGTTAAGGAGGGGAAGAACACTCAATTGGCAATCCTAAACCTCAGCAAGACTGTAGATGTAGAGAGAGTGGAAGTCCTGGAAGAGGGAAAGGTTATTACATACTCCTTTAACAACAAGGGAGAACCCAGTGATAATCCCAATGAGGAAAGAATGATAGTTTATGTACCAGTTTACTCTAAAGTGACTGGTTACAGTTGGGGTGAGTCATATAGCAAAGATATACACGGATAG